ACAACGGTTCGTACCCGTCAGGGCGGTCACTCGCTCACAATCAATGGACAGCGGCAGGACCAAAACAATTGGATGCTTGACGGAGTTGATAACAACGCTCAGCTATTTGGCATGGTCGTGGTGGTACCGTCAATCGAATCGATCAGTGAGTTCAAGGTGCAGACGAGCACTTACTCGGCGGAGTTCGGTCGCGCCGCCGGTGCCGTCGTGAATGTCGAGACCAAGAGCGGGTCAAATGAGTTTCATGGCTCGGCTTACGAGTTCCTGCGTAACGATAACTTCGACGCTACTGAGTATTTCGCACCCATCGCGCCGGAGACAGGACGAAGGGCGAAACCGCCGCTGGTGTTCAACCAGTTTGGTGCCAGCCTCGGTGGCCCCATTTCTAGAGACAACACCTTCTTCTTCGTGAACTATGAAGGCAGGCGAACACGGCGCAGCACGGCTACGGGCTCGCTGGTTCCAACCGCAGCGCAGCGAACAGGCAATTACGCGGGTAGCGGCACCATCTACGACCCGTTGACGTACACGCCGCAAAGCCCCGTGCGGCAACCTTTCGCTGGTAACCAGATACCATCGAATCGAATCCATCCCGCGTCGAAAAGCATTCTCGAGTACATTCCGCTGCCCAACACAGATGACTCAGCGCGCAACTTTACAACTATTGCCACTAGCACGGACGATTCTGATCAGGTGCCCGTGCGCGTGGATCAGAAGCTGAGTGACAAGCAATGGTTGATAGGCCGGTTTTCGTATTACAACACCGACAACGTGACGAACAACGCGTTTCCGCTCGATGCCGATATCCTGCGGAACCGCCACCGCTCATTTGCGGCGCAGCATACTTACAGCCTGACTCCTACGCTCATTAATGAATTCCGCGCAGGAATGAACCGGTATCATTTCCTCTTTCTGCACGAGACCGCGGGGGAGAACTTCACCGATATGCTGAATCTGCCATCGCTGGCGAAGGGCACAATCGCCGACGGCTTCCCAGATGTGCGGATCAGCGGGCTCGCCCGGCTGGGCGGCAATGCCGCGGTTCCCCTGGA
The window above is part of the Candidatus Zixiibacteriota bacterium genome. Proteins encoded here:
- a CDS encoding TonB-dependent receptor codes for the protein MKLSTRRLVPAALIALLLLTRPVYPQGTAARLIGFVSDPSGAAVVGTTVAVRNVATNLERSVQTNETGDYTVANLPPGVYSVIIQHGGFKTFESSAELAVNQTARLDAQLSVGETAETVTVEASVPLVDSETAALGQVIGATQVRELPLNGRNFVQLGQLVPGATPGPPAATTVRTRQGGHSLTINGQRQDQNNWMLDGVDNNAQLFGMVVVVPSIESISEFKVQTSTYSAEFGRAAGAVVNVETKSGSNEFHGSAYEFLRNDNFDATEYFAPIAPETGRRAKPPLVFNQFGASLGGPISRDNTFFFVNYEGRRTRRSTATGSLVPTAAQRTGNYAGSGTIYDPLTYTPQSPVRQPFAGNQIPSNRIHPASKSILEYIPLPNTDDSARNFTTIATSTDDSDQVPVRVDQKLSDKQWLIGRFSYYNTDNVTNNAFPLDADILRNRHRSFAAQHTYSLTPTLINEFRAGMNRYHFLFLHETAGENFTDMLNLPSLAKGTIADGFPDVRISGLARLGGNAAVPL